Proteins encoded in a region of the Planococcus shixiaomingii genome:
- a CDS encoding carbohydrate ABC transporter permease → MRAKSFSYWLFLAPVLIALSLVVVVPMLLGVYYSFTSWNGIVTGSFVGLENYTNVFKDERFMDALWFTVKFSVVSVIMINVIGLSLALLVTSHVKSSKLLRTVFFMPNLIGGLILGFIWQFIFIKVFASIGEIIGMESLQGWLSTTSTGFWGLVILMSWQMAGYIMVIYIAYLEGMPKELLEASEIDGASTVQRFRFIVFPLVAPAFTVSMFLTLSNAFKLYDQNLSLTGGGPYNSTEMVAMEIFQTAFTQNVFAYAQAKAVIFFIIVALVALIQVYFNKRREVEM, encoded by the coding sequence ATGCGCGCAAAAAGTTTTTCTTACTGGTTGTTTCTGGCCCCGGTCTTAATCGCATTATCATTAGTTGTAGTTGTCCCCATGCTGCTTGGCGTCTACTATTCATTCACTTCTTGGAACGGCATTGTCACAGGCAGTTTTGTCGGCCTTGAAAATTACACAAACGTCTTCAAGGACGAGCGCTTTATGGACGCGTTATGGTTCACCGTCAAGTTCTCGGTTGTGTCGGTTATCATGATCAACGTCATCGGGCTGTCTTTGGCGCTGCTTGTGACTTCCCACGTAAAATCCAGCAAATTGCTGCGCACGGTCTTTTTCATGCCGAACTTGATCGGCGGCTTGATTTTAGGGTTTATCTGGCAGTTCATTTTCATTAAAGTATTTGCGAGCATCGGCGAAATCATTGGCATGGAAAGCTTGCAAGGCTGGCTGTCGACAACGAGCACCGGGTTCTGGGGCTTGGTCATTTTGATGAGCTGGCAGATGGCCGGCTATATCATGGTCATCTACATCGCTTATTTGGAAGGAATGCCAAAAGAACTTTTGGAGGCATCGGAAATTGACGGCGCATCTACTGTCCAGCGCTTCCGCTTTATCGTCTTCCCGCTTGTTGCGCCGGCATTTACCGTCAGTATGTTCCTGACGCTTTCCAATGCTTTTAAATTGTACGATCAAAACTTGTCTTTGACAGGCGGCGGGCCGTATAATTCGACTGAAATGGTTGCGATGGAGATTTTCCAGACGGCGTTCACTCAGAACGTTTTCGCCTATGCACAAGCGAAAGCGGTCATTTTCTTCATTATTGTGGCGCTCGTAGCTTTGATTCAAGTGTATTTCAATAAACGCCGGGAGGTGGAGATGTAA
- a CDS encoding carbohydrate ABC transporter permease: MRKKWNFKLEFVGLFLALLWLVPFYLMFVNSFKTKREIFTSTIALPGLWNLENYIEAYQELDFLRTLFNSLFITITSVLLIVLFSAMGAYALSRAKSKFSSVFFYLFVAAMLIPFQSVMIPLVTVFGRFEMLNQAGLIFMYIGFGASLSIFLYHGALNNISRSLDEAATIDGANRWQVFWHIIFPMLKPITVTVAILNIIWIWNDYLLPSLVINQPGKETIPLKMFFFFGEYTKQWHLAMAGLTLAIVPVIIFYFFAQRAIIKGVSDGAIK; this comes from the coding sequence ATGAGGAAAAAATGGAATTTCAAACTGGAATTTGTCGGCCTCTTTCTAGCACTTCTCTGGCTTGTCCCGTTTTACTTAATGTTCGTCAACTCCTTTAAAACGAAACGTGAAATCTTCACGAGCACGATCGCTTTGCCCGGATTGTGGAATTTGGAGAACTACATCGAAGCCTATCAGGAATTGGACTTTTTGCGGACGCTGTTCAACTCGCTGTTTATCACCATCACCAGCGTGTTGCTGATTGTCTTATTTTCGGCGATGGGCGCTTATGCGCTGTCCCGTGCAAAAAGCAAATTCAGTTCCGTGTTCTTTTACCTTTTTGTAGCAGCAATGCTTATTCCATTTCAATCGGTGATGATTCCGCTGGTCACCGTATTTGGCCGTTTTGAAATGCTTAACCAGGCCGGCCTCATTTTCATGTACATCGGCTTTGGCGCCAGCTTGTCGATTTTCTTGTACCACGGCGCGTTGAACAATATTTCCCGGTCGCTCGATGAAGCAGCGACGATCGACGGCGCAAACCGCTGGCAAGTGTTTTGGCATATCATTTTTCCGATGCTAAAACCCATTACGGTCACGGTGGCAATTTTGAACATCATCTGGATCTGGAACGATTATTTATTGCCTTCACTGGTCATCAACCAGCCAGGAAAAGAAACAATTCCGTTGAAGATGTTCTTCTTCTTCGGTGAATATACAAAGCAATGGCATTTGGCGATGGCAGGCTTGACGCTGGCAATCGTTCCGGTCATCATCTTTTATTTCTTCGCACAGCGCGCCATCATCAAAGGCGTATCGGACGGAGCCATCAAATAA
- a CDS encoding LacI family DNA-binding transcriptional regulator: MAITIKDVAKQAEVSPATVSRVIADNPRISAKTKQKVRETMKSLGYYPNFQARNLVAQKTRTIGIIMANSTTLAFQNPFFPEVLRGISVSAHNSQYGLYLSTGATEEEIFEEVVAMDQGKRVDGIILLYSRVGDRIMDYLFQSGLPFSVVGRPHTNADAISYVDNDNIGIAKQVMAHLFGLGHQRIAFIAGGKDFVVTLDRLKGFEEALAEHAIPHQAEYVVNQEGMQQDGKGAIRQLFELPEPPTAIVTHDDLVAYEVIGYLEDLQINVPEDVSIIGFNNHALSKHLKPPLSSVDICIYELGVEAANLLLEKINDEKAVPRQITVSSRLIERGSCQGR, from the coding sequence ATGGCCATTACAATCAAGGATGTCGCAAAACAGGCGGAAGTTTCGCCCGCCACAGTATCAAGGGTGATTGCCGACAATCCCCGAATCAGCGCTAAAACAAAACAGAAAGTCCGGGAAACGATGAAAAGTTTGGGCTATTACCCGAACTTCCAGGCCCGCAACTTAGTGGCGCAAAAAACCCGGACAATCGGAATTATTATGGCAAATTCCACGACACTGGCGTTTCAGAATCCGTTCTTTCCGGAAGTGCTTCGCGGCATATCCGTAAGCGCACACAACAGCCAGTACGGCCTTTACTTATCCACTGGAGCTACAGAGGAAGAGATCTTTGAAGAAGTAGTGGCGATGGACCAAGGAAAACGAGTGGACGGCATTATCCTGTTGTACTCTCGGGTAGGTGACCGGATTATGGACTATCTGTTCCAAAGCGGGTTGCCGTTTTCGGTTGTCGGACGCCCGCACACCAATGCGGACGCCATTTCTTACGTCGACAATGACAACATCGGCATCGCCAAACAAGTCATGGCGCATTTATTCGGCCTCGGCCATCAGCGTATTGCGTTCATCGCCGGAGGCAAGGATTTTGTCGTTACGCTGGACCGCTTGAAAGGCTTCGAAGAAGCGCTCGCTGAACACGCAATTCCCCATCAAGCGGAATACGTCGTCAACCAGGAAGGGATGCAGCAGGACGGCAAAGGAGCGATCCGCCAATTGTTCGAACTGCCCGAGCCGCCGACCGCCATCGTTACGCACGACGATTTGGTGGCGTATGAAGTGATCGGCTATTTGGAAGACTTGCAGATTAACGTGCCGGAAGACGTATCGATTATTGGGTTCAACAACCACGCGTTATCGAAGCATTTGAAACCGCCGCTCAGCTCCGTGGACATTTGCATCTACGAACTGGGCGTGGAAGCGGCAAATCTTTTATTAGAGAAAATAAATGACGAAAAAGCAGTTCCGCGGCAAATCACGGTTTCTTCCCGCTTGATTGAACGGGGTTCTTGCCAAGGTCGTTGA
- a CDS encoding glycoside hydrolase family 13 protein, with protein sequence MKKKWWKEAVAYQVYPRSFKDSNGDGIGDINGVTSKLDYLKDLGIDVIWISPVYESPNDDNGYDISDYQGILAEFGTMDDFDRLLNEVHKRGMKLIIDLVINHTSDEHPWFIESRSSRDNPKRDWYIWRDEPTNWESIFGGPAWEWDEKTGQYYLHLFSKKQPDLNWENPEVREALFDMVNWWLDKGIDGFRVDAISHIKKDFTDMENPEGKPYVEAWDKMMNVEGIQPLLAELRDATFANRDIMTVGEANGVFVEHIEDWVSEDDGKFNMVFQFEDLGLWDLDVTTGVNVPELKGVLTRWQKGVEGIGWNALFIENHDKPRVVSTWGNDKEYWRESATALACMYFFMQGTPFIYQGQEIGMTNSPFEEIGHYRDVHAHNLYYYNLSEGMEHDAIMTMLRATSRDHSRTPMQWDTSLNAGFSSGNPWLSVNPNFDAINVEAQQKDPHSVLSFYKQMIWLRKRLNVLVYGTYELRDVGHESVYAYTRQDDTEKILVISNLGQHACLWDAPEDAELLLANYQEIDPHQLLPYEARVYKLAE encoded by the coding sequence ATGAAAAAAAAATGGTGGAAAGAAGCGGTTGCCTACCAAGTCTACCCGCGCAGCTTTAAAGATTCGAACGGAGACGGCATCGGCGACATCAACGGCGTCACCAGTAAATTGGATTATTTGAAAGACCTCGGAATCGACGTCATCTGGATCAGCCCGGTGTACGAATCGCCGAACGATGACAACGGCTATGACATCAGCGATTACCAAGGGATTTTAGCGGAATTCGGGACGATGGATGATTTCGACCGGCTGCTTAACGAAGTGCATAAGCGCGGCATGAAGCTCATCATCGACTTGGTCATCAACCACACAAGCGACGAACATCCGTGGTTTATCGAATCGCGTTCTTCGCGCGATAACCCAAAGCGCGACTGGTACATCTGGCGCGATGAGCCGACCAACTGGGAAAGCATTTTCGGCGGTCCGGCATGGGAATGGGACGAAAAAACGGGGCAATACTATTTGCACTTGTTTTCCAAAAAACAGCCGGACTTGAACTGGGAGAACCCGGAGGTGCGGGAAGCGTTGTTCGATATGGTCAATTGGTGGCTGGATAAAGGAATCGACGGTTTCCGCGTCGATGCCATCAGCCATATCAAAAAAGATTTTACCGATATGGAGAACCCGGAAGGAAAACCGTACGTCGAGGCTTGGGACAAAATGATGAACGTCGAAGGCATCCAGCCGCTGTTGGCCGAATTGCGGGACGCCACGTTTGCCAACCGCGACATCATGACCGTCGGCGAGGCAAACGGCGTATTTGTTGAGCATATCGAGGATTGGGTCAGCGAAGACGACGGCAAATTCAATATGGTGTTTCAGTTCGAGGATCTCGGGTTATGGGATCTTGATGTGACTACCGGAGTCAATGTGCCGGAGCTAAAAGGCGTGTTGACGCGCTGGCAAAAAGGCGTGGAAGGCATCGGCTGGAATGCGCTCTTCATCGAGAACCACGACAAGCCGCGCGTCGTTTCGACATGGGGCAATGATAAGGAATACTGGCGCGAAAGCGCGACTGCGCTTGCCTGCATGTACTTTTTCATGCAAGGCACGCCATTCATCTACCAGGGCCAAGAAATCGGCATGACGAACTCGCCGTTTGAAGAAATCGGCCACTATAGAGATGTCCATGCGCATAACCTGTACTACTACAATTTATCGGAAGGCATGGAGCATGATGCCATCATGACGATGCTGCGGGCGACGAGCCGCGATCATTCCCGCACGCCGATGCAATGGGACACCTCATTGAACGCCGGTTTTTCATCCGGAAATCCTTGGTTAAGCGTCAACCCGAATTTCGATGCGATCAACGTAGAAGCGCAACAAAAAGATCCGCACTCGGTGTTGTCGTTCTACAAGCAAATGATTTGGCTGCGCAAGCGACTGAACGTCCTCGTTTACGGCACGTATGAACTGCGTGACGTTGGCCATGAATCGGTCTACGCTTATACGCGGCAAGATGACACCGAAAAAATCCTTGTGATCTCCAATCTTGGCCAGCATGCTTGCCTATGGGACGCACCGGAAGATGCAGAGCTGTTGCTTGCCAATTACCAAGAGATTGACCCGCACCAACTATTGCCATATGAAGCGCGCGTTTATAAACTGGCAGAATAA
- a CDS encoding glycoside hydrolase family 13 protein: MNKKWWKEAVAYQVYPRSFKDSNGDGIGDINGVTSKLDYIKELGIDVIWLSPVYKSPNDDNGYDISDYQDIMAEFGTMEDFDRLLDEVHARGMKLIVDLVINHTSDEHPWFIESKSSKDNPKRDWYIWSDDPTNWESIFGGPAWEWDKETKQYYLHLFSKKQPDLNWENPEVREALFDMVNWWLKKGIDGFRVDAISHIKKDISDIHDPEQKLYVPAWDKMMNVDGIQPMLEELRDKTFANHDIMTVGEANGVHVGDIEEWIGEKDGKFDMVFQFESLGLWDTDERTGINVPKLKEVLTRWQKGVEGKGWNALFVENHDKPRVVSTWGNDKEYWRESATAIACMYFFMQGTPFIYQGQEIGMTNAPFAEIEHYNDIQTHNLYHNNLAGGMAHEAIMTLLGAKSRDHSRTPMQWDASFNAGFTGAWPWLMINPNHDKINVEAQQHDPHSVLSFYKQMIWLRKQMDVLVYGTYELQDIGHEAVYAYTREDENEKVLIVSNLAQFACEWNAPEDATLLLANYEDVNPTQLYPYEARVYKLVK; encoded by the coding sequence ATGAACAAAAAATGGTGGAAAGAAGCAGTTGCTTATCAAGTATATCCACGCAGCTTTAAAGATTCCAATGGGGATGGCATCGGGGATATCAACGGTGTTACAAGCAAGTTGGATTATATAAAAGAGTTAGGGATTGATGTCATCTGGTTAAGCCCGGTGTACAAATCCCCGAACGATGACAATGGCTACGATATCAGTGATTACCAGGACATCATGGCGGAATTCGGGACGATGGAAGATTTCGACCGTTTACTCGATGAAGTCCATGCAAGAGGCATGAAACTGATTGTCGATTTGGTGATTAACCACACGAGCGATGAACATCCGTGGTTTATTGAATCCAAATCGTCGAAAGACAATCCGAAGCGGGACTGGTACATTTGGAGCGACGATCCGACCAATTGGGAAAGCATTTTCGGCGGGCCGGCTTGGGAATGGGATAAAGAAACAAAACAATATTATTTGCATCTGTTTTCGAAAAAGCAGCCGGACTTGAATTGGGAAAACCCAGAGGTGCGGGAAGCGTTGTTCGATATGGTCAATTGGTGGCTGAAAAAAGGAATCGACGGTTTCCGCGTTGACGCCATTTCCCACATTAAAAAAGATATAAGTGACATCCATGATCCTGAACAAAAACTATACGTCCCGGCATGGGATAAGATGATGAATGTCGATGGCATTCAGCCGATGCTCGAGGAACTGCGTGATAAGACGTTTGCCAATCATGACATCATGACAGTTGGCGAAGCGAACGGCGTCCATGTCGGGGACATTGAAGAGTGGATCGGCGAAAAAGACGGCAAATTCGATATGGTGTTCCAGTTTGAAAGCTTAGGCTTATGGGATACTGACGAACGAACCGGCATCAACGTGCCGAAACTGAAAGAAGTGCTGACGCGCTGGCAAAAAGGCGTTGAAGGCAAAGGATGGAATGCCTTGTTTGTCGAAAACCACGACAAGCCGCGTGTTGTATCGACCTGGGGGAATGACAAAGAATATTGGCGGGAAAGTGCGACGGCGATTGCCTGCATGTACTTTTTCATGCAAGGCACGCCGTTCATCTACCAAGGCCAGGAAATCGGCATGACAAACGCACCGTTTGCAGAAATAGAACATTACAACGACATCCAAACACATAATCTTTACCATAACAACTTGGCGGGCGGCATGGCCCACGAAGCCATCATGACGCTTCTTGGAGCGAAAAGCCGTGACCACTCACGCACGCCGATGCAATGGGATGCAAGCTTCAATGCCGGCTTTACCGGGGCATGGCCGTGGCTCATGATCAACCCGAACCACGACAAGATCAACGTGGAAGCGCAGCAGCATGATCCGCATTCAGTGCTCTCATTCTATAAACAAATGATTTGGCTCCGCAAACAAATGGACGTTCTTGTTTACGGCACCTACGAACTTCAAGACATTGGCCACGAGGCTGTCTACGCGTATACGCGGGAAGACGAAAACGAAAAAGTGCTAATCGTCTCCAACTTGGCGCAATTTGCTTGCGAATGGAACGCGCCAGAAGACGCCACGTTACTATTGGCCAACTATGAAGACGTAAACCCAACTCAATTGTACCCGTACGAAGCCCGGGTTTATAAGCTAGTTAAATGA
- a CDS encoding sensor histidine kinase, translated as MKTLYRQFIVATLFILAISILIGFTLANVFYLTVTKEQNIEKNIGIAEEIVTTLNMVPHADNNFDRYLEAVADLGYQIAVVDVDGHKRFFGDAFDDAALPEEAERVLTDGEVYTGVDNFSSRIFMIGHFTNKLHNTVGVPFTYNDAPYGLFIRPDTKLIATDIHSVLIGFVGAIGVVSILGMIWMARQLTRPIVQLTEATKYIARENYSYPLQIRRNDEIGQLSESFNLMQTQLQHNDLARKSFISNVSHDFQSPLMNIQGYADLLKSPDLSDSDRMTYTSIIDQEAKRLSSLTRQLLLLTSLDQGAYPMKHTTVQLDEQLKRVVQKYRWRLEEEDINISYNLPPTSIQGDVELLENVWENLLTNAIKYNKPGGSIEISLKSTDAGVDVAFKDSGIGIAQEAIEQLFERFYRVDSSRKTDGTGLGLSIVQQIVTLHHGTINVESIVGKGSEFTLHFPHTVSKR; from the coding sequence ATGAAGACGTTGTACCGGCAGTTTATCGTTGCAACGCTGTTCATCTTGGCCATCTCCATTTTGATCGGCTTTACACTTGCGAATGTCTTTTATTTAACGGTTACGAAAGAGCAAAACATCGAAAAAAACATCGGCATTGCAGAAGAAATCGTCACCACGCTTAACATGGTTCCCCATGCTGATAACAATTTTGATCGCTATCTGGAAGCTGTCGCCGATCTCGGCTACCAGATTGCGGTAGTCGACGTCGACGGGCATAAAAGGTTTTTCGGCGACGCTTTTGACGATGCGGCGCTTCCCGAAGAAGCTGAGCGAGTCCTGACCGACGGAGAAGTGTATACCGGCGTTGATAATTTCTCCAGCCGGATTTTCATGATCGGCCATTTCACGAACAAACTGCACAACACAGTTGGCGTGCCGTTCACATACAACGACGCGCCGTACGGCCTTTTTATCCGTCCCGATACGAAATTGATAGCGACCGACATCCATTCAGTGCTGATCGGTTTCGTCGGTGCGATTGGCGTCGTCAGCATTCTCGGCATGATTTGGATGGCGCGCCAGCTGACGCGCCCGATTGTCCAGCTGACAGAAGCCACCAAATACATTGCCCGGGAAAATTACAGCTACCCGCTCCAAATCCGGCGCAACGACGAAATCGGCCAGCTGTCGGAAAGCTTCAACTTGATGCAGACTCAGCTGCAGCATAACGACTTGGCGCGAAAATCGTTCATCAGCAACGTCTCGCACGATTTCCAGTCGCCGCTGATGAACATCCAGGGCTATGCCGATTTATTGAAATCCCCGGATCTGTCAGACAGCGACCGCATGACCTACACGTCGATCATTGACCAGGAAGCAAAACGGCTGTCGAGCTTGACCCGGCAATTGCTGCTTCTGACATCGCTCGACCAAGGCGCTTATCCGATGAAGCACACAACCGTCCAACTCGATGAGCAGCTGAAACGCGTCGTGCAGAAATACCGCTGGCGCCTCGAAGAGGAAGACATCAATATTTCGTACAACTTGCCGCCCACTTCCATTCAAGGAGACGTCGAACTGCTCGAAAATGTCTGGGAGAATTTATTGACCAACGCCATTAAATACAATAAACCCGGCGGCAGCATTGAAATCAGTTTAAAGTCAACCGATGCTGGCGTTGATGTGGCATTCAAGGACAGCGGCATTGGTATTGCACAAGAAGCAATCGAGCAGCTATTCGAACGCTTTTACCGCGTCGATTCTTCACGAAAAACAGACGGCACCGGACTTGGCTTGTCCATCGTCCAGCAAATCGTCACGCTGCATCACGGAACGATCAACGTAGAAAGTATCGTCGGTAAAGGAAGCGAGTTTACACTCCACTTCCCTCACACCGTATCTAAACGATAA
- a CDS encoding response regulator transcription factor, with protein MKILVVDDDLYIQQLVAIHLGKEGYTVLQADHAEQALLLLENETVDLAIVDVMMPGMNGFELTRILTQDLDIPVILLTAKGQLEDKEKGFLSGTEDYMVKPFEPKELLFRVAVVLRRSERAVQEHLQAGNLSINRRNFEVAIGNETLILPLKEFELLSLLVSRANLATPRTLLMDYVWGEEHEGNEMTLNTHINRIRDRLKRHGANVEIQTLRGIGYKLEVSK; from the coding sequence ATGAAAATACTCGTCGTAGATGACGATCTTTATATCCAGCAGCTTGTAGCTATTCACCTTGGCAAGGAGGGCTACACCGTGCTTCAGGCCGACCATGCGGAACAGGCGCTGTTGCTGCTTGAAAACGAAACCGTTGACTTGGCCATTGTCGACGTCATGATGCCCGGCATGAACGGCTTTGAACTGACCCGCATCCTGACACAGGATCTCGACATCCCTGTAATTTTGCTGACCGCAAAAGGCCAGCTGGAGGACAAGGAAAAAGGGTTCTTATCAGGAACCGAAGATTATATGGTTAAGCCATTTGAGCCAAAAGAGCTGCTGTTCCGGGTGGCGGTCGTGCTTCGGCGTTCCGAGCGCGCCGTCCAGGAGCACCTGCAGGCCGGCAACTTGTCGATCAACCGAAGAAATTTCGAAGTGGCCATTGGCAATGAAACACTCATCTTGCCGCTAAAGGAATTTGAACTGTTGTCGCTGTTGGTGTCCCGCGCCAATCTCGCCACTCCCCGCACCCTGTTGATGGATTATGTCTGGGGAGAAGAACACGAAGGCAACGAAATGACGCTCAACACCCACATCAACCGCATCCGCGACCGATTGAAGCGCCACGGAGCCAATGTGGAAATCCAGACACTGCGCGGCATCGGGTATAAGCTTGAGGTTTCCAAATGA
- a CDS encoding MMPL family transporter produces the protein MNKLLNPITDWVSTKRGMWITIIAWLVLMVGLSMGPKLNDYKVANFQSLPDDAQSIIADGKLKEYFPDDQGTPGILVFHNSEGDVDIEATKEILAAITEADLEGVDSIVDISQLPPPALAGFFSEDKTTMIIPMSLAAGLGSADFAEINDEASEIGRDIAAGFDNMEFYITGPAGIAGDTVKLFEQADFVLLIATVLIILVLLIVIYRSPLLAIIPLLATGIVYQVVNQTLAFMGSGGLELTSQTTSIMSILLFAAVIDYSLFVFSRYREELNRYENKYEAMKYAMRATGEPVFFAGGTVLAAMLVLFFADFRDYANFAPIFGTAVFVIMIASITLIPALFTLFGRKAFWPKVPKYGDAKQVKHGIWGPVAKFVVNKPLLSGGLVAILMVVSALNVLNLDFEFDTVKSFPDDMPSRVGYEIVEEKFAKGDIAPSSLLVVSDEPISEEAAANLSDELTAYEEIASARPSGQTEDGGAVKYSLALSINPYSAEALDFMEELRNDSAALLEKASIDGETHFGGITPKLVDERAVNNADIYKIVILETLLILVLLFALTRSWKMPIYMMATILFSYLSALGLGIFLIDVLFGFDAISTRVPVYAFIFLVALGIDYNIILVSRFMEERKSLKVKEALEIAIRNTGGVISSAGIILAATFAALTTMPIADLFIFGFMVAVGILIDTFLVRGMLLPALILFFEKDA, from the coding sequence ATGAACAAATTATTGAATCCAATTACGGATTGGGTCTCTACGAAACGCGGGATGTGGATCACCATCATCGCTTGGCTGGTGTTGATGGTCGGCTTGAGTATGGGTCCCAAACTTAACGATTATAAAGTGGCGAACTTTCAGTCGCTGCCGGATGATGCGCAGTCTATCATTGCGGATGGCAAACTGAAAGAGTATTTTCCGGACGACCAAGGAACCCCCGGCATTCTCGTATTTCACAATAGCGAAGGCGATGTGGACATTGAAGCTACCAAGGAAATCCTGGCAGCGATCACAGAAGCTGACTTAGAAGGCGTCGACTCGATTGTCGACATTAGCCAGCTGCCGCCGCCTGCCTTAGCAGGTTTCTTTTCTGAAGATAAAACGACGATGATTATCCCAATGTCGCTTGCGGCAGGACTCGGCAGCGCCGACTTCGCGGAGATCAATGACGAAGCGAGTGAAATCGGCCGTGACATCGCTGCCGGATTCGACAACATGGAGTTCTACATCACCGGACCAGCCGGAATTGCCGGCGACACGGTGAAGCTGTTTGAGCAAGCGGACTTTGTTTTATTGATCGCGACAGTATTGATCATTTTGGTGCTGCTGATCGTCATTTACCGCTCACCGCTCCTGGCGATCATTCCGCTTCTTGCGACTGGCATCGTCTATCAAGTGGTGAACCAGACGCTGGCGTTTATGGGTTCCGGCGGTTTGGAGCTGACAAGCCAGACGACATCGATCATGAGCATCTTGCTGTTCGCAGCGGTCATCGATTACTCGCTGTTCGTATTTTCCCGCTACCGCGAGGAACTGAACCGGTATGAAAATAAATACGAAGCGATGAAATACGCGATGCGCGCAACCGGTGAACCGGTGTTCTTTGCCGGAGGTACGGTGCTTGCGGCCATGCTCGTTCTCTTCTTTGCAGATTTCCGCGATTACGCGAACTTCGCGCCGATTTTCGGTACAGCTGTTTTCGTTATCATGATTGCTTCTATTACGTTGATACCGGCTTTATTCACCTTATTCGGACGCAAGGCATTCTGGCCAAAAGTGCCGAAATACGGCGATGCCAAACAAGTGAAGCACGGCATCTGGGGACCGGTCGCAAAGTTTGTCGTCAATAAACCACTGCTTTCCGGCGGATTGGTAGCAATTTTGATGGTGGTTTCCGCGTTGAACGTACTGAATCTCGATTTTGAATTTGATACGGTGAAATCGTTCCCGGATGACATGCCGTCGCGTGTCGGCTACGAGATTGTCGAAGAGAAATTCGCAAAAGGCGACATCGCCCCTTCTTCCCTATTGGTGGTCAGCGATGAACCGATTTCCGAAGAAGCGGCAGCAAACTTGAGCGATGAGCTGACGGCTTACGAGGAAATTGCTTCCGCCCGGCCATCCGGCCAAACGGAAGATGGCGGTGCGGTGAAGTATAGCCTGGCGCTGTCAATCAACCCGTACTCGGCCGAAGCACTCGATTTCATGGAAGAGCTGCGAAATGACAGCGCGGCGCTGCTTGAAAAAGCGTCGATCGATGGAGAAACGCATTTCGGCGGTATTACGCCAAAGCTTGTTGATGAGCGAGCAGTCAATAATGCCGACATCTACAAAATCGTCATTTTGGAAACTTTACTGATTTTGGTGTTGCTGTTTGCCCTGACGCGTTCATGGAAGATGCCGATTTACATGATGGCGACGATTTTATTTTCTTACTTGTCAGCTCTCGGCCTTGGGATTTTCCTGATCGATGTGCTGTTCGGTTTTGATGCAATCAGCACCCGGGTGCCAGTTTATGCGTTCATTTTCCTGGTAGCACTCGGTATCGATTACAACATCATCCTCGTTTCGCGCTTTATGGAAGAGCGCAAATCGCTGAAAGTCAAAGAGGCGCTCGAAATCGCCATCCGCAATACCGGTGGCGTCATTTCTTCTGCCGGCATCATCTTAGCGGCGACTTTTGCGGCGCTGACTACGATGCCGATCGCCGACTTGTTCATCTTCGGCTTTATGGTGGCGGTCGGTATTTTGATCGATACGTTCCTCGTGCGCGGCATGCTGCTGCCGGCTTTGATACTGTTTTTTGAAAAAGACGCGTAA